In the Leptospira sp. WS4.C2 genome, one interval contains:
- a CDS encoding FAD-dependent oxidoreductase, with the protein MNTAFSPISLGNFTLPNRFIMGSMHLGVEGETGTAERMAAFYGKRFEGGVGLIVTGGISVNEVGKGSHTFFNIQNTEHAKELEQMNSLLKGKGTMCAQLFHAGRYAASRSCVAPSAIRAPINRYVPKELSEEECWETVEDFGKAARLAKEVGFGAVEIMGSEGYLLNQFFSAVTNKRNDYFGGDSKRRMNLSIEVLRAVKKQLPEGFPVIFRMSGIDLIPGNPTFEEVVGLAQTLREEKVSALNIGIGWHESRIPTISQLVPRGAWVSIASRIKENTPGVPIIASNRVNDPITMQQVFDENKADIISMARPFLADPSIVKKFQLGMSNRINTCVACNQACLDHAFQEKSVSCIVNPEAVNELEFTKPKVKDPKKILIIGTGPAGLEAARASASLGHKVTLIEKANVLGGQFQLASHIPGKSEFKETIRYFSNELPALGVDIRLNTTATLTLLETENPDVTIFASGVKPREFALKGLENLPSGNYSEYLTGKFQPGKRVAVIGGGGIGVDVAHRLTEEEDPTLASYDKKYNISSFTDAGVQKEKAKRDVAVFRRNGKHGAGLGPTTFWALKQELESVGVEFYHGLTYKEVTSEGLKVELKNGEEFLYPCDSIILCVGQEKETSLLEEFQNKYPNRPTIVIGGAKDPRNIDAKRAFFEGLEAAHSIN; encoded by the coding sequence ATGAATACAGCCTTTTCACCCATCTCTCTTGGCAATTTTACACTCCCCAATCGTTTCATTATGGGATCTATGCATCTCGGCGTGGAAGGGGAAACGGGCACAGCCGAACGTATGGCTGCTTTTTATGGCAAACGTTTCGAGGGAGGAGTAGGCCTGATTGTCACTGGTGGGATCAGTGTGAATGAAGTCGGAAAGGGCTCTCATACTTTTTTTAACATCCAAAATACTGAACATGCCAAAGAATTAGAACAGATGAACTCACTCCTAAAAGGAAAGGGGACAATGTGTGCCCAGTTGTTCCATGCAGGAAGGTATGCTGCGAGTAGGTCTTGTGTGGCTCCATCGGCCATCAGAGCACCAATCAACCGTTATGTTCCAAAAGAACTCTCCGAAGAAGAATGTTGGGAGACAGTAGAAGATTTTGGAAAGGCTGCGCGACTTGCAAAAGAAGTCGGTTTTGGAGCTGTGGAAATTATGGGTAGTGAAGGGTATCTTTTAAACCAATTTTTTTCTGCAGTCACGAACAAACGAAATGATTATTTTGGTGGGGACTCTAAACGGAGAATGAATCTTTCTATCGAAGTCCTTCGCGCAGTAAAAAAACAATTACCTGAAGGATTTCCTGTGATTTTTCGAATGTCTGGAATTGATCTCATTCCAGGAAATCCAACGTTTGAAGAAGTAGTGGGGCTCGCACAAACCTTACGCGAAGAGAAAGTTTCTGCACTCAACATAGGTATTGGTTGGCATGAATCAAGAATCCCAACCATTAGCCAACTGGTTCCGAGAGGAGCATGGGTTTCCATTGCAAGTCGTATTAAAGAAAATACACCTGGTGTTCCCATCATTGCCTCCAACCGAGTGAATGATCCCATTACCATGCAACAAGTGTTCGATGAAAATAAGGCAGATATTATTTCCATGGCAAGGCCATTTTTAGCTGATCCTTCCATTGTTAAAAAATTCCAATTGGGTATGTCGAATCGAATCAATACCTGTGTGGCTTGTAACCAGGCTTGCCTTGACCATGCTTTCCAAGAAAAATCCGTTTCTTGTATCGTAAATCCCGAAGCAGTGAATGAATTAGAATTTACGAAACCAAAAGTAAAAGATCCTAAAAAAATTCTGATCATTGGAACAGGTCCTGCTGGACTCGAAGCGGCCCGTGCCAGTGCCAGTCTTGGTCACAAAGTTACTTTGATCGAAAAAGCAAATGTTCTTGGGGGACAATTCCAATTGGCCTCACATATTCCTGGTAAGTCGGAGTTTAAAGAAACCATTCGTTATTTTTCCAATGAACTTCCTGCTTTAGGTGTCGATATACGATTGAATACAACGGCAACTCTAACATTGTTAGAAACAGAAAATCCAGATGTTACAATTTTTGCAAGTGGTGTGAAACCAAGAGAGTTTGCATTAAAAGGACTAGAAAATCTTCCTTCAGGAAACTATAGTGAATATCTCACGGGAAAATTCCAACCAGGTAAAAGAGTGGCTGTGATCGGTGGAGGGGGAATTGGTGTGGATGTGGCACATAGATTGACAGAAGAAGAGGATCCGACCCTTGCTTCTTATGATAAAAAATACAACATCAGTTCCTTTACTGATGCAGGTGTACAAAAAGAAAAAGCAAAGAGAGATGTGGCCGTGTTTCGTCGGAATGGAAAACATGGAGCGGGTCTTGGACCTACAACCTTTTGGGCTCTCAAACAAGAGTTAGAATCAGTAGGAGTCGAGTTCTATCATGGACTGACTTACAAAGAAGTGACTTCGGAAGGTCTGAAAGTGGAATTAAAAAACGGAGAGGAATTTTTGTATCCTTGTGATTCCATCATCCTATGTGTGGGGCAAGAAAAAGAAACTTCACTTTTAGAGGAATTCCAAAACAAATATCCAAACAGACCAACCATTGTCATTGGTGGAGCCAAGGATCCAAGAAACATCGATGCCAAACGAGCCTTTTTTGAAGGTTTAGAAGCAGCACATAGCATTAATTAG
- a CDS encoding TetR/AcrR family transcriptional regulator, with amino-acid sequence MAVAKKKSSQKKPMGVGRPSKENGVNVREALIQAGVELLENTSLEDISLRKVAAKAGVSHVASYHHFENKHALFAAIAEIGFQKYFETYQKELEKTDQDFKGRYRALGWTYFQFIMTNRQFARIMFGGTGVDVKTHPTLLAVSRKTYRQLHETIRMGQNLGYLQKGNTREKTLASWAMIHGIAMLFLEGRLQMKNDLGEMEKFIQTVTEYAYNGMK; translated from the coding sequence ATGGCAGTGGCGAAAAAAAAATCCTCACAAAAGAAACCCATGGGGGTGGGTCGACCTTCCAAAGAAAACGGGGTCAATGTTCGGGAAGCTCTCATCCAAGCTGGAGTGGAACTACTCGAAAACACTTCTTTGGAAGATATTTCTCTTCGTAAAGTAGCCGCAAAAGCTGGAGTGAGCCACGTTGCCAGTTACCATCATTTCGAAAATAAACATGCCCTTTTTGCTGCGATTGCGGAAATCGGATTCCAAAAGTATTTTGAAACCTACCAAAAAGAATTAGAAAAAACCGACCAAGACTTCAAAGGAAGATACCGCGCCCTCGGTTGGACCTACTTCCAATTCATTATGACCAACAGACAGTTCGCAAGGATCATGTTTGGTGGCACGGGAGTAGATGTAAAAACCCACCCCACTCTACTTGCCGTGTCAAGAAAAACCTATCGCCAGTTACACGAAACCATTCGAATGGGCCAAAATCTTGGATATTTACAAAAAGGAAACACAAGAGAAAAAACCTTAGCCTCTTGGGCGATGATTCATGGAATTGCGATGTTGTTTTTGGAAGGGCGATTGCAGATGAAAAATGATCTTGGTGAAATGGAAAAATTCATCCAAACAGTCACTGAATATGCCTACAACGGTATGAAATAA
- a CDS encoding TetR/AcrR family transcriptional regulator yields the protein MDKLEDASLSPDLASRPFKFTSKQGRNRRTQLLTIALEFLREKSPEEISFADICKEANIPRPSAYHFFPNVEAIFHGIRLLHSESLIEKSLLLKRETFVSWKKYIERSIDVAVEVTKKEIAFPRLIYGYRMSHPEMRQVGQELDAKLANLAKLGLMDRFVLPELEEADQIFGVAFSIADSLLKLSYRTYGDFTPWMVEETKKATISYLKNYLPEVCKPK from the coding sequence ATGGATAAATTGGAAGACGCATCCTTATCCCCTGATCTTGCTTCAAGGCCCTTTAAATTTACAAGCAAACAAGGGAGAAACAGACGTACACAATTGTTAACAATCGCTTTGGAATTTCTCAGAGAAAAATCCCCTGAAGAAATTAGTTTTGCCGACATTTGCAAAGAGGCCAATATCCCTCGGCCCTCAGCCTACCATTTTTTTCCTAATGTAGAAGCTATCTTTCATGGAATCCGATTGTTACACTCGGAAAGCCTGATTGAAAAATCTCTTTTGTTAAAGAGAGAAACTTTTGTTAGTTGGAAGAAATACATTGAACGTTCCATTGATGTAGCTGTCGAAGTGACTAAAAAAGAAATTGCTTTTCCTCGTTTGATTTATGGATACCGGATGAGCCATCCTGAGATGCGCCAAGTAGGCCAAGAGTTGGATGCAAAACTTGCTAACTTAGCGAAACTTGGCCTTATGGACCGATTTGTTCTACCTGAATTAGAAGAGGCCGATCAAATTTTTGGCGTAGCTTTTTCCATTGCCGATTCGCTATTAAAACTTTCTTACAGAACCTATGGAGACTTTACTCCTTGGATGGTAGAAGAAACGAAAAAAGCAACTATCTCTTATTTAAAAAATTATTTACCGGAAGTTTGTAAACCTAAGTAG
- a CDS encoding neutral/alkaline ceramidase: MNSKRDSRVTLGLTIVCCFLVLTCSDQKSSPSPILGLVSSAASDTASSDTVSTTGVSRAVAPSLGSSPYLVGAGIYDITGPAAEVGMMGFAESAQKTEGIYMRLWSRAYIIGDASKRVVFVSADLGMIFQSIKQAVSRKIALDSELSPYYNQANVLLSATHTHSGPGGYSHYFLYNATTAGFIKENFDVIVDGIYRSIKLAHQNLVPGNVYINQGTLTDASKNRSAVAYDKNPASERSYYSSNVDQTMTLLKLVAADGRELGMVNWFAVHPTNVGPTNKLIGGDNKGYASYLFEKAKGANYSASQTFVAAFAQSNAGDVTPNLWGPADGVNDYARQNIIGEKQFNKAQSLYSSANTQLTGSVDFRHTYVNFSNLYVNSVGTTTCPAGMGASFSAGSVEDNAVSVDFFDEGTTVDSLDWNTNTADAFKSSFLGGFLGVLWPASTSEAYKLCHAEKPVLIPTGVASFDGNPWTPPVIPMQIIKIGNLAILAIPAEVSTMAGRRLRSLVKNVLENEYTVIAGLSNSYTSYLTTKEEYSSQQYEGASTQFGPNTLFGYEQEFGKLASALRNGNTSPAGPTPADLTNNQATFQTGVVFDDVPLFKSFGSVVTQPSASYSSGATVNAVFWGGHPKNNMLIGSSFVDVEKQNGSTWTVVARDYDPSTTYRWQRDGVANSKINVSWKTTSFPSGTYRIRHRGHWKSGWTGAISAYQGVTNNFTVQ; encoded by the coding sequence ATGAATTCCAAAAGAGATTCCCGAGTGACCTTGGGTTTAACCATTGTTTGTTGTTTTTTGGTTTTGACTTGTTCAGACCAGAAATCGTCCCCATCACCCATCCTCGGTTTAGTGAGCTCTGCTGCTTCCGACACCGCTAGTTCTGATACCGTGAGCACAACCGGTGTGAGTCGGGCCGTAGCGCCGTCTCTCGGTTCCTCTCCTTACCTAGTGGGGGCAGGAATTTATGATATCACAGGTCCTGCAGCGGAAGTGGGAATGATGGGTTTTGCCGAATCAGCGCAAAAAACAGAAGGGATCTACATGCGTCTTTGGTCGAGGGCCTATATCATTGGAGATGCATCCAAACGAGTGGTTTTTGTGAGTGCTGACTTAGGAATGATTTTCCAATCCATCAAACAAGCGGTAAGTCGAAAGATCGCATTGGATTCGGAACTATCTCCTTATTATAATCAAGCCAACGTTCTACTCTCTGCAACACACACACATAGTGGTCCTGGTGGTTACTCTCATTATTTTTTATACAACGCCACAACAGCAGGTTTTATCAAAGAAAACTTTGATGTGATTGTAGATGGAATCTATCGTTCCATTAAATTGGCTCACCAAAATTTAGTTCCTGGAAATGTATATATCAACCAAGGAACTTTGACTGATGCGAGTAAAAACCGTTCTGCTGTTGCTTATGATAAAAACCCAGCTTCCGAAAGAAGTTACTATTCTTCCAATGTAGACCAAACCATGACTTTATTGAAACTGGTTGCTGCCGATGGTCGGGAACTTGGAATGGTAAACTGGTTTGCAGTCCACCCAACAAACGTAGGCCCTACGAACAAATTGATTGGAGGAGATAACAAAGGTTATGCTTCTTATCTGTTTGAAAAGGCGAAAGGGGCTAATTATTCCGCAAGTCAAACCTTTGTGGCTGCCTTTGCTCAGTCCAATGCAGGAGATGTGACTCCGAACCTATGGGGTCCGGCGGATGGTGTGAACGACTATGCTCGTCAAAACATCATCGGAGAAAAACAATTCAACAAAGCTCAGTCCCTTTATTCAAGTGCCAATACACAATTGACGGGTTCTGTGGACTTCCGTCATACTTATGTTAACTTCTCCAATCTCTATGTGAACAGTGTAGGAACTACCACTTGTCCTGCGGGAATGGGTGCTTCCTTTTCTGCAGGTAGTGTGGAAGACAATGCGGTCTCAGTCGATTTTTTTGACGAAGGAACCACTGTTGATTCTTTGGATTGGAATACAAACACGGCGGATGCCTTTAAGTCTAGTTTCCTTGGAGGTTTTCTCGGGGTTCTCTGGCCGGCTTCTACAAGTGAAGCATACAAACTTTGCCATGCGGAAAAACCTGTCCTCATTCCTACAGGGGTTGCTAGTTTCGATGGAAATCCTTGGACACCACCGGTGATCCCTATGCAGATCATTAAAATTGGGAACCTAGCGATCCTTGCGATCCCAGCGGAAGTTTCGACTATGGCGGGTCGACGACTTCGATCTCTTGTGAAAAATGTATTAGAAAATGAATATACTGTGATCGCAGGACTTTCCAATTCCTATACTTCGTATTTAACAACAAAAGAAGAATACTCTTCCCAACAGTATGAAGGAGCTTCCACTCAATTTGGACCGAATACTCTTTTTGGGTATGAACAAGAATTTGGAAAGCTAGCAAGTGCTTTGCGAAACGGAAATACTTCTCCTGCAGGTCCAACACCAGCGGATCTAACGAACAACCAAGCTACCTTCCAAACTGGTGTGGTGTTTGATGATGTTCCTCTCTTTAAAAGTTTTGGAAGTGTTGTCACCCAACCGTCTGCGTCTTATAGCAGTGGGGCTACTGTCAATGCAGTATTCTGGGGTGGACATCCAAAAAACAATATGCTGATCGGAAGTAGCTTTGTGGATGTAGAAAAACAAAATGGATCTACATGGACTGTTGTGGCACGGGATTACGATCCTTCCACCACTTACAGGTGGCAAAGAGATGGAGTTGCTAATTCCAAAATCAACGTTTCTTGGAAAACAACCTCCTTCCCATCAGGAACCTACCGTATCCGCCACCGTGGCCATTGGAAGTCAGGATGGACAGGAGCCATCAGTGCCTACCAAGGAGTCACAAACAATTTCACAGTGCAGTAA
- a CDS encoding cellulase family glycosylhydrolase, which yields MKSKGKSQTFYGAVTTVLLSIVSCAPTKDSQSAALALLLPGASVVSESSGSGMSLPTRSLVTASSLHSLDYSLSSNDREILISEKTNNQFTDQIFVDGLGREVSFRGFNISGNMKLAQHGFKPFANDSDAEIALTRLGKTTGSNLIRFTIAWEGVHPGVDTIDYSYLDAVIAQMKKATAKRMYILLDYHQDLFSRHLFNKNSWHTGNGAPAWITKGGSYPTEYCGFICASWSQNNLTNEAVRRAFRNFWNNAPLSTTQGTRNMQTEFLWQIAKATSYIRENLTAEEFSYVLGLDPFNEPVDGGMEGLTPAQWDNQKLWPMYKKIRTILNQNGWENKWVFAEPLVFWNTNIGSAIAPATGGGHLLTPPGPGFVFNSHFYDAGRMGTDLTGIDNATYFKYLDEIRKESRFLKIPVFLSEFGMWLKGTGAKDTARMISAVYQAMEVSDGNQSSKSRFADFYNPIVSGTQWHWDYYYNNHAEYMNGNPSKLVTTKDAWNEEDFSVVGNYGTSFNLDERVVARAYFRKSQGRVMSSHYNTVGADTWNKVFSWAAIKPGNTETKYFGDKRFQLLIWKGRFSDAPTEVYLPSHFDPTKTILISEKRIYNQGLPNSPNQEPNEVIIAPDRNRDVGSGNIVHIWDDLDLEENPNSSYHYVLIVDGNGSSYSTQTLQEIQSKLNTRILLEQKSPIYFTGKMTYSGYPTEQ from the coding sequence ATGAAATCGAAAGGAAAATCCCAAACCTTCTATGGGGCTGTCACCACAGTCCTATTGTCTATTGTATCTTGTGCTCCCACAAAGGATTCACAGTCTGCGGCCCTTGCCCTCCTCCTACCAGGTGCCAGCGTTGTTTCAGAATCAAGTGGGTCAGGAATGAGTCTTCCCACAAGGTCTCTTGTGACAGCCAGCTCCCTTCATAGTTTGGATTATAGTCTTAGCTCAAACGATAGGGAAATTTTGATTTCTGAAAAAACAAACAACCAATTCACCGACCAGATCTTTGTGGATGGACTCGGTCGTGAAGTTTCCTTTCGAGGTTTTAATATCTCTGGAAATATGAAGTTAGCACAACACGGATTCAAACCTTTTGCGAATGATTCTGATGCTGAGATCGCTCTTACAAGGCTTGGTAAAACAACAGGATCCAATCTCATTCGTTTTACCATCGCTTGGGAAGGTGTTCATCCGGGAGTTGATACCATTGATTATTCTTATTTAGATGCAGTCATTGCTCAGATGAAAAAAGCGACCGCCAAACGGATGTACATCCTTCTCGACTACCACCAAGATTTGTTCTCACGCCATCTCTTTAACAAAAACTCTTGGCATACCGGAAATGGTGCTCCTGCTTGGATCACAAAAGGAGGAAGTTATCCTACGGAATACTGCGGATTTATTTGTGCCAGTTGGAGCCAAAACAATCTAACCAATGAAGCCGTCCGCCGGGCTTTTCGCAATTTCTGGAACAACGCTCCTCTTTCGACAACCCAAGGAACAAGGAATATGCAAACAGAGTTCCTCTGGCAAATTGCAAAAGCGACTTCCTATATTCGAGAAAATTTAACCGCAGAAGAGTTTTCATACGTTTTGGGACTTGATCCCTTCAACGAACCTGTGGATGGAGGAATGGAAGGACTAACACCGGCCCAGTGGGACAACCAAAAACTTTGGCCTATGTATAAAAAAATAAGAACCATCCTTAACCAAAATGGATGGGAAAACAAATGGGTATTTGCAGAACCTTTGGTGTTTTGGAATACAAACATTGGTTCGGCGATCGCTCCTGCGACAGGTGGTGGTCATTTACTTACTCCCCCTGGCCCCGGTTTTGTATTTAACTCCCACTTCTATGATGCAGGCCGAATGGGTACTGACCTTACAGGAATTGATAATGCAACGTATTTTAAGTATTTAGATGAAATCAGAAAGGAATCTAGGTTTTTAAAAATCCCAGTTTTCTTAAGTGAATTTGGAATGTGGCTGAAAGGAACGGGCGCCAAAGATACAGCGCGAATGATTAGTGCTGTTTACCAAGCCATGGAAGTATCCGATGGAAACCAAAGTTCTAAATCTAGGTTTGCTGATTTTTACAATCCCATTGTATCGGGAACGCAGTGGCATTGGGATTATTATTACAACAACCATGCCGAATATATGAATGGAAATCCTTCTAAACTAGTCACAACAAAAGATGCATGGAATGAAGAAGACTTCTCTGTTGTAGGAAATTATGGAACTAGTTTCAATTTAGACGAACGTGTGGTGGCTCGCGCTTACTTTCGAAAGTCTCAAGGCCGCGTGATGAGCAGTCATTATAATACAGTGGGAGCTGATACTTGGAATAAAGTGTTTTCTTGGGCGGCCATCAAACCAGGAAATACAGAGACCAAATACTTTGGTGACAAAAGATTCCAACTCCTGATTTGGAAGGGAAGGTTTTCCGATGCTCCTACAGAAGTCTATCTACCTTCTCATTTTGATCCCACAAAGACCATTCTGATTTCTGAAAAAAGAATTTATAACCAAGGTCTACCTAATTCACCAAACCAGGAACCAAACGAAGTCATTATCGCTCCTGACAGGAACCGGGATGTTGGTTCGGGAAATATTGTCCATATTTGGGACGACTTGGATCTGGAGGAAAATCCAAACTCATCTTACCATTATGTTTTGATTGTGGATGGCAACGGTAGTTCCTATTCAACGCAAACTCTCCAAGAGATCCAATCTAAACTGAATACAAGGATTCTCTTGGAGCAAAAAAGTCCGATTTATTTTACCGGAAAAATGACCTACAGTGGGTATCCCACCGAACAGTGA
- a CDS encoding SDR family oxidoreductase, producing the protein MKPFTLIIGSSGKTGSRILSRLKQLDYPVRLGSRNAKPSFDWEKPEGWESVIQGVTQVYISFQPDLAIPSSLACIQQLVEVCKKNQVKRLVLLSGRGEPEARACEKVVQNSGLEWTILRASWFFQNFSEGMFLDQILGGPVLFPRVSASEPFVDLDDLADLAVESLITDKHRNRLYELTGPELWNFRDAFQTIAEVTNQNIPFEELPLDDYIQSLKEWGLPEDTIWLVNYLFRTVLDGRNESVVKDLELALGREPKDFRTYVKETAETGIWKLPEKAI; encoded by the coding sequence ATGAAACCCTTTACACTCATCATTGGATCCAGCGGAAAAACTGGATCAAGAATCCTATCCAGATTGAAACAATTGGACTACCCTGTTCGATTGGGATCAAGAAACGCTAAGCCCTCTTTTGATTGGGAGAAACCAGAAGGTTGGGAATCTGTCATTCAAGGGGTTACCCAAGTTTATATCAGTTTCCAACCGGACTTAGCTATCCCATCTTCCCTCGCATGCATACAGCAGTTAGTTGAAGTATGCAAAAAAAACCAAGTGAAACGATTGGTTTTGTTATCGGGGAGAGGGGAACCGGAGGCGAGAGCCTGTGAAAAAGTGGTGCAAAATTCCGGTTTGGAATGGACAATTTTAAGAGCGAGTTGGTTTTTCCAAAATTTCAGTGAAGGAATGTTTTTGGATCAGATCTTAGGAGGACCTGTTTTGTTTCCTCGGGTGAGCGCAAGCGAACCGTTTGTGGATCTGGATGATCTGGCCGATCTTGCGGTAGAGTCACTCATTACAGACAAACATCGCAACCGTTTGTATGAATTGACTGGCCCTGAACTTTGGAATTTCCGAGATGCCTTCCAAACCATAGCAGAAGTTACCAACCAAAACATCCCTTTCGAAGAATTGCCGTTAGATGATTACATTCAATCCTTAAAAGAATGGGGACTTCCAGAAGACACCATTTGGCTCGTAAACTATCTATTTCGCACTGTCCTTGACGGCCGAAATGAATCGGTTGTCAAGGATTTGGAATTGGCTCTGGGTAGAGAACCAAAAGATTTTCGGACTTATGTGAAAGAAACCGCCGAAACTGGAATTTGGAAACTACCCGAGAAAGCCATTTAG
- a CDS encoding helix-turn-helix domain-containing protein, whose protein sequence is MKVSYQNLNSHHKTLIHSVFVFESDTKETKNLPFYADGFPGIVFFHSEHPVTVFVGTESKVMDPVFVYGQTIEPIRIQIEGPFFFVMAQLFPAVVEETLKIPVVELTNSCWTIPYSDWVLEPNFKLAIDGKSSSLAAEALIGFILKKGEKFQPDLILHSCLEEILDLKGNCEIAKLSKKHGLSERTLQRRFQSYVGLTPKQFSTIIRFQTSLSELNDVNKSKLTDIAYASGYADQSHFIRQFKTFTKERPFQFREKI, encoded by the coding sequence ATGAAAGTATCCTATCAAAATTTAAACTCCCATCATAAAACACTGATCCATTCTGTGTTTGTATTTGAATCAGATACTAAGGAAACAAAGAATCTCCCATTTTATGCCGATGGTTTTCCTGGAATTGTATTCTTTCATTCTGAACATCCAGTGACTGTATTTGTTGGCACTGAATCTAAAGTGATGGATCCTGTTTTTGTCTACGGACAAACCATCGAACCCATTCGCATTCAGATCGAAGGCCCGTTTTTCTTTGTGATGGCACAACTTTTTCCTGCAGTCGTAGAAGAAACCTTAAAAATTCCAGTAGTGGAACTTACCAATTCTTGTTGGACCATTCCCTATTCAGATTGGGTTTTGGAACCTAACTTTAAATTGGCGATAGATGGTAAATCTTCTTCCTTAGCCGCAGAAGCACTTATCGGTTTTATTTTAAAAAAAGGAGAAAAGTTTCAACCAGATCTAATTTTACATTCTTGTTTGGAAGAGATTTTGGATCTCAAAGGAAATTGTGAAATCGCAAAATTATCCAAAAAACATGGACTTTCGGAAAGAACCTTACAAAGGCGGTTCCAAAGTTATGTGGGACTTACACCCAAACAATTTTCGACCATCATACGGTTCCAAACAAGTTTATCTGAGTTAAACGATGTAAACAAATCTAAATTAACAGATATTGCCTATGCCAGTGGATATGCAGACCAGTCTCATTTCATTCGCCAATTCAAAACCTTTACCAAAGAAAGACCATTTCAGTTTCGCGAAAAAATTTAA
- a CDS encoding LLM class flavin-dependent oxidoreductase, whose translation MVPLSILDLVFINEGNNPSNALANSVRVAKEAEALGYHRIWVAEHHNFPSIASAATSVVIGHLAAHTKSIRIGAGGIMLPNHSPLVIAEQFGTLESLYPGRIDLGLGRAPGTDQLTLRALRRDPMSSQHFPEDVKELLTYFEEDHNQLQVRAIPGMGTHVPVWILGSSLFGAQLAALFGLPYAFASHFAPGALMEAISIYRKQFRSSKYLDKPYVMVGVNVIAAETDAEAKFLFTSSQQSFTRILRNMRGTFPPPIENIDSYWTEQEKGIASQMLSYSVVGSADTVRAGITKVLEETKADELMTVTSVYDIEAKIRSLNILANLKFQT comes from the coding sequence ATGGTGCCATTATCGATTCTCGATCTAGTTTTTATCAACGAAGGAAATAATCCAAGTAACGCGCTTGCTAATTCTGTCCGAGTGGCTAAGGAAGCAGAAGCCTTAGGTTACCACCGCATTTGGGTGGCAGAACACCATAACTTTCCCTCCATTGCCAGTGCCGCTACCTCTGTAGTGATTGGTCACTTAGCAGCACATACAAAATCCATTCGGATTGGAGCGGGTGGAATCATGTTGCCAAACCATTCTCCCCTTGTCATTGCGGAACAATTTGGAACCTTAGAAAGTTTATACCCAGGAAGGATTGATTTAGGACTGGGACGAGCTCCAGGAACCGATCAACTCACCTTACGTGCGTTACGTCGAGATCCCATGAGTTCGCAGCACTTCCCAGAAGATGTGAAGGAACTGCTTACATATTTTGAAGAAGATCACAACCAGTTGCAGGTCCGTGCCATTCCTGGAATGGGGACTCATGTTCCTGTATGGATTTTAGGCTCAAGTTTATTTGGAGCACAACTTGCTGCGTTATTTGGCCTTCCTTATGCCTTTGCTTCTCATTTTGCGCCTGGGGCATTAATGGAGGCCATCTCCATTTATCGAAAACAATTTAGGTCTTCTAAGTATTTGGATAAACCTTATGTGATGGTGGGTGTGAATGTCATTGCTGCAGAAACGGATGCAGAAGCAAAATTTCTATTTACCAGCTCCCAGCAATCGTTCACTCGAATCCTCAGAAATATGCGCGGAACTTTTCCTCCACCAATAGAGAATATAGACTCGTATTGGACAGAACAAGAAAAGGGAATCGCCTCACAAATGTTATCCTACTCAGTTGTGGGTTCTGCTGATACGGTAAGAGCAGGGATCACCAAGGTTTTGGAAGAAACGAAGGCCGATGAGCTAATGACAGTGACTTCTGTTTATGATATAGAAGCAAAAATCCGTTCCCTAAATATTTTAGCAAACTTAAAGTTCCAAACTTAA